A genomic window from Passer domesticus isolate bPasDom1 chromosome Z, bPasDom1.hap1, whole genome shotgun sequence includes:
- the S1PR3 gene encoding sphingosine 1-phosphate receptor 3, producing MMAAVTMPPDAIVSPQGNEEMDSLIVLHYNYTGKLILREKATDKIDLPTISFLILCSFIVLENLMVLIAIWKNNKFHNRMYFFIGNLALCDLLAGIVYKVNILMSGKKTLSLSSTIWFIREGSMFVALGASTFSLLAIAIERHLTMIKMRPYDANKKYRVFLLIGTCWLISISLGALPILGWNCINNLPDCSTILPLYSKNYVVFCISIFIAILVAIVILYARIYILVKSSSRNVTNHNNSERSMALLRTVVIVVSVFIACWSPLFILFLIDVACRVKECSILYKAHWFIALAVINSAMNPIIYTLASKEMRRAFFRLVCGCLVKSKVARSLPIQPTPDHSRSKSSSSNTQKPKEDFTPINVPSCIAEKNESSFHNGNFCK from the coding sequence ATGATGGCAGCAGTTACCATGCCACCTGATGCTATTGTCAGCCCTCAAGGAAATGAAGAGATGGACTCTCTTATTGTACTGCATTATAATTACACAGGAAAACTTATTTTAAGGGAAAAGGCAACTGATAAAATAGACCTGCCCACTATTTCATTTCTGATCCTATGTAGTTTCATAGTCCTGGAAAACTTGATGGTGTTGATTGCCATATGGAAAAACAATAAATTTCACAACCGCATGTACTTTTTTATTGGCAATCTAGCTCTCTGTGATCTTTTAGCTGGGATTGTTTACAAAGTAAACATTCTTATGTCTGGGAAGAAAACTCTGAGCTTGTCCTCTACAATCTGGTTCATTAGGGAAGGTAGCATGTTTGTTGCCCTGGGAGCCTCCACTTTCAGCTTGCTAGCAATAGCTATTGAGCGGCACTTGACCATGATTAAAATGAGGCCTTATGACgcaaataaaaaatacagagtGTTCCTTCTCATTGGTACATGCTGGCTTATTTCAATTTCCTTGGGTGCCCTCCCCATCCTTGGCTGGAACTGTATAAACAACTTACCAGATTGCTCAACAATTTTGCCTCTGTACTCCAAAAATTATGTTGTGTTCTGCATTAGTATCTTCATAGCCATTTTGGTCGCCATTGTCATCCTTTATGCCCGTATCTACATACTGGTTAAGTCCAGCAGTCGTAATGTCACCAACCACAATAACTCAGAGCGGTCCATGGCACTCCTTAGGACTGTTGTCATCGTCGTTAGTGTCTTCATTGCATGCTGGTCTCCACTGTTCATCCTGTTTCTCATCGATGTGGCCTGCAGAGTCAAGGAGTGCTCCATCTTGTACAAAGCCCACTGGTTTATTGCTCTGGCGGTCATCAATTCCGCAATGAACCCCATCATCTACACCCTGGCCAGTAAGGAAATGCGTCGGGCTTTCTTTCGCCTTGTTTgtggctgcctggtgaaatccAAGGTGGCCAGATCTTTGCCTATTCAACCCACTCCAGATCACAGTCGAAGtaaatccagcagcagcaataCCCAGAAGCCAAAAGAAGATTTCACACCAATAAATGTTCCCTCATGTATTGCTGAGAAAAATGAATCTTCATTTCACAATGGAAACTTCTGTAAGTAA